A single genomic interval of Chloracidobacterium validum harbors:
- the alr gene encoding alanine racemase translates to MTADLAAWAEVDLQRLERNYRWLRQRAGVPVMAMVKANAYGHGLLPVATYLQNVADADWFGVATPAEGAALRDGGITRPILVIGGFWFGQEAEVVHGDLATTLPDPSYVAALERAAAAHDRVVSVHLEVDTGIGRLGLSEEQLLDTLAILKTCRHIRLDGLMTHFASADAPEHAEFTHDQMRRYARALQQVQAAGFTPRYTHLANSAGLHAFLPDAAGNLVRIGGLLYGIAGDALSPAFPPPPVQPVLSLHARILGLKTVPAGTPLGYGCTFITARRTRVATVPLGYGDGLHRIQSNRGWALVRGCKVPMLGRVSMDVTMLDVTDVPDVALGDIATFIGAQGEASISAEDYAAIMDTIALEATTALTARVPRRYRS, encoded by the coding sequence ATGACCGCTGACCTTGCCGCTTGGGCGGAGGTTGATCTCCAGCGGCTCGAGCGCAACTACCGGTGGCTTCGGCAACGGGCTGGTGTTCCGGTCATGGCGATGGTCAAAGCCAATGCCTATGGCCATGGGCTGCTCCCGGTTGCGACATACCTGCAAAATGTGGCCGATGCCGATTGGTTTGGCGTTGCCACGCCGGCTGAGGGCGCTGCGTTGCGTGATGGCGGCATCACACGTCCGATCCTGGTTATCGGTGGATTTTGGTTTGGGCAAGAAGCCGAAGTTGTTCACGGCGATTTAGCTACAACCCTGCCTGACCCCAGTTACGTCGCCGCCCTGGAACGCGCCGCTGCCGCACACGATCGCGTTGTGTCGGTTCACCTTGAGGTTGACACCGGAATTGGTCGCTTAGGGCTTTCTGAGGAGCAACTGCTGGACACGCTCGCTATCCTCAAAACATGTCGCCACATCCGCCTCGATGGCCTCATGACCCACTTTGCTTCAGCCGATGCACCGGAGCATGCCGAGTTCACCCACGACCAGATGCGTCGCTATGCCCGCGCACTCCAGCAAGTGCAAGCGGCCGGATTCACCCCCCGCTATACGCATCTGGCAAACAGCGCGGGCTTGCACGCCTTTCTACCGGACGCGGCCGGCAACTTGGTTCGGATTGGGGGACTCCTTTACGGCATTGCGGGTGATGCGCTCTCACCGGCGTTTCCGCCGCCGCCGGTTCAGCCGGTGCTGTCATTGCATGCGCGGATTCTCGGTTTGAAGACCGTACCGGCCGGCACCCCGTTGGGCTATGGTTGCACGTTCATCACCGCGCGGCGCACGCGCGTGGCAACGGTGCCACTGGGTTATGGCGATGGGTTGCACCGGATACAGTCCAACCGCGGATGGGCGCTGGTGCGCGGGTGCAAAGTCCCGATGCTTGGGCGCGTGAGCATGGATGTCACCATGCTGGATGTGACCGACGTGCCGGACGTCGCGCTCGGCGACATCGCCACCTTCATTGGCGCACAGGGCGAGGCTTCGATTTCGGCTGAGGACTATGCGGCCATCATGGACACCATCGCGCTGGAAGCCACGACCGCGCTCACGGCCCGGGTGCCCCGCCGCTACCGATCTTGA
- a CDS encoding POTRA domain-containing protein, producing MQHLAWLQPPCYSHWRRLVLLMLAGVVLALVSKASWAQNVLPAAQGAGVLDEPRPPVGRLDGRTISRLTIEVQDGLAQDPSLAEAIGLQVGDPLTAVRLRAALVRLHRSERVANAEVFTSPDGADGVWVRFVVTRQLRVAEVVFDGDIIFPAEELRPRLATLERGNKITTRALVEGEQTLRDFYRERGYFRASVSTRVSAPNDAARSRVTFVIIPGPQALIGEWQITGELKIPRADFDAKVILHPAGTPYAIDFVQSDVQRIRALHVARGYLDPRISEPHVTYDPGTNRVSVVVNVISGPLVTVNITGFELRREEQRRVLPVLRDGGLDDFTLEDGARRLQTALQQRGYFFAAVEWSRQRLVDEDRVVVTYTVDPNRRYRVQAVRIVGTDLLRYQDVAADFKTRPSSLIPPSRGLVTEDTLARDAEVIVRDLRNDGYLQAQVTERRIGTGLDDESLVVLFQVEAGPRAQVAEVRLEGNQLLATDQLRRVLKLEAGDFITQAQVRADLDRLTSLYLSEGFAEARIRQELDESPNDPAQVSLVYEIEEGRRFTVNRVIVSSRGRTSERTLRRFLALRPGDRLRRDKLTQAEQSLYATGAFRQVLIQTPYVQATSPTDALADVTLDVIESKPYTLAYGFGYQTNDGPRGSFELSNANMFGRLEVGSLILRLSRREQLAQVSYQFPRFNLPRVTTLTDGVTAPVLVSVLFQRQARVSFTAQRLAALIQSEVRFDAQSALIFRYRLQNVRVLDLRVTNPPLQRVDEPLNLGTVSATYVRDTRDVPLDATRGSFVSADMTVATPRIGGSERFIRFLCQAQGYRRVTERSPVVLAGRLQLGLARPYGNTQTLPISERFFSGGPTTLRGLGFEQAGPRDPVTDAPIGGNALVAITGEVRFPLLQNIEGAAFYDLGNVFARVSDIGFGRFTNSLGGGFRIKTPLGPLRVDAAYLLDPPFYVATPNRRLTNLQVHITFGQAF from the coding sequence ATGCAACATCTGGCTTGGCTACAACCGCCGTGTTACAGCCACTGGCGTCGCCTGGTTCTATTGATGCTCGCGGGCGTTGTCCTAGCGCTGGTTTCTAAAGCAAGTTGGGCGCAGAACGTACTGCCGGCGGCACAGGGGGCTGGGGTACTCGACGAACCGCGTCCGCCGGTCGGCCGGCTGGATGGTCGGACAATCTCGCGACTCACCATTGAGGTACAAGATGGGTTGGCTCAGGACCCGTCGCTGGCGGAAGCCATTGGCCTACAGGTTGGCGATCCGTTGACTGCCGTGCGGCTGCGGGCGGCGCTCGTCCGTCTCCATCGTTCGGAGCGGGTGGCCAATGCGGAAGTTTTTACCAGTCCAGATGGGGCAGATGGCGTTTGGGTTCGGTTTGTCGTGACCCGCCAGCTTCGCGTGGCCGAGGTGGTGTTTGATGGCGACATTATTTTTCCGGCTGAGGAACTGCGCCCGCGCCTGGCTACGCTCGAACGTGGCAACAAAATCACCACCCGGGCGTTGGTCGAAGGCGAACAAACACTGAGGGATTTTTACCGCGAGCGGGGGTATTTTCGAGCTTCGGTCAGTACGCGGGTTTCTGCCCCAAACGATGCGGCCCGGTCACGGGTGACATTCGTCATTATCCCAGGGCCACAAGCCCTGATTGGCGAGTGGCAAATTACCGGCGAGCTGAAAATCCCCCGCGCTGACTTCGATGCCAAGGTCATTCTGCATCCGGCTGGCACGCCCTACGCGATTGATTTCGTTCAGTCGGATGTCCAGCGTATTCGGGCCTTGCATGTGGCGCGGGGCTACCTCGATCCGCGCATCAGCGAGCCACACGTCACGTATGACCCAGGCACAAACCGGGTGTCCGTGGTGGTGAACGTGATTTCCGGGCCCCTGGTCACCGTCAACATCACGGGCTTTGAGTTGCGGCGCGAGGAACAGCGCCGAGTGTTGCCTGTGCTACGCGATGGCGGCCTCGACGACTTCACGCTGGAAGACGGGGCCCGCCGGTTGCAGACGGCGCTCCAGCAGCGCGGTTATTTCTTCGCCGCGGTTGAATGGTCGCGGCAGCGGTTGGTGGATGAGGACCGCGTTGTGGTGACGTACACCGTTGACCCTAACCGGCGCTACCGGGTGCAGGCGGTGCGTATCGTTGGCACGGACCTCCTGCGCTACCAGGATGTCGCGGCTGATTTCAAGACGCGCCCATCTTCGCTGATTCCGCCCTCGCGCGGGCTTGTTACTGAAGATACGCTGGCGCGGGATGCTGAAGTCATCGTGCGTGATTTGCGCAATGATGGTTACTTGCAAGCCCAGGTGACCGAGCGCCGCATCGGCACTGGACTCGATGATGAATCGTTGGTTGTGCTGTTTCAGGTCGAAGCCGGCCCACGGGCGCAGGTGGCAGAGGTACGGCTGGAGGGCAACCAGTTGCTGGCGACCGACCAGCTCAGACGAGTACTCAAACTTGAAGCTGGTGATTTCATCACGCAGGCACAGGTTCGTGCCGACTTGGATCGGCTGACCTCACTGTACCTGAGTGAAGGCTTTGCTGAGGCACGCATTCGGCAGGAACTGGATGAAAGCCCTAACGATCCGGCGCAGGTCAGTCTAGTCTATGAGATTGAGGAAGGGCGGCGCTTTACCGTCAATCGAGTGATCGTCAGTTCGCGGGGGCGAACTTCCGAACGCACCCTCCGGCGTTTTCTGGCCCTGCGGCCGGGAGACAGATTGCGCCGCGACAAACTGACCCAGGCCGAGCAGTCGCTGTACGCCACCGGGGCTTTCCGGCAAGTGCTGATTCAAACGCCCTATGTCCAGGCGACGAGTCCGACCGACGCGCTGGCCGATGTCACCTTGGACGTGATTGAGTCCAAGCCTTACACCCTGGCCTACGGATTTGGTTATCAAACCAACGACGGTCCACGTGGGTCGTTTGAGCTATCCAACGCCAACATGTTTGGACGGTTGGAAGTCGGGAGCCTCATCTTGCGTCTGAGTCGGCGGGAGCAGTTGGCGCAGGTGTCGTACCAATTTCCCCGTTTCAATTTGCCGCGCGTGACCACGCTGACCGATGGGGTAACGGCGCCCGTTCTCGTCTCGGTGCTCTTTCAACGCCAGGCGCGGGTCAGCTTTACGGCGCAGCGGTTGGCCGCGCTAATTCAATCGGAAGTCCGCTTCGATGCCCAAAGCGCCCTGATCTTTCGCTATCGGTTGCAAAACGTGCGGGTGCTCGACTTGCGAGTGACCAATCCACCCCTTCAGCGGGTGGATGAGCCGCTCAACCTAGGAACCGTTTCGGCCACCTACGTACGGGACACACGCGATGTGCCGCTGGATGCGACCCGTGGTTCCTTTGTATCGGCAGATATGACGGTGGCCACGCCGCGGATTGGCGGTTCAGAGCGGTTCATTCGCTTTTTGTGCCAGGCGCAGGGCTATCGTCGCGTAACCGAACGGTCGCCGGTGGTGCTGGCTGGGCGGCTGCAACTTGGTTTAGCCCGCCCGTATGGCAACACTCAGACGCTCCCCATCAGTGAGCGCTTTTTCTCTGGCGGGCCAACCACGCTCCGCGGACTGGGCTTTGAGCAGGCCGGCCCCCGCGACCCAGTTACCGATGCGCCGATTGGTGGCAATGCGCTTGTGGCGATTACGGGCGAAGTTCGCTTCCCGTTGCTGCAAAACATAGAAGGCGCTGCCTTTTATGACCTAGGGAACGTGTTTGCGCGCGTGTCAGATATTGGATTCGGTCGGTTTACCAATAGCTTGGGCGGGGGCTTTCGCATCAAGACGCCACTGGGTCCCTTGCGCGTGGATGCCGCCTACCTGCTTGACCCCCCGTTTTATGTGGCGACGCCCAACCGCCGACTGACGAACCTCCAGGTTCACATTACGTTCGGGCAAGCCTTTTGA